A single region of the Leptolyngbya subtilissima AS-A7 genome encodes:
- a CDS encoding TniQ family protein, with protein sequence MNESYSIKSAGINQSQYVSRLYSMQPIGCGLPHVESLISYVSRLATAHCVPTGLLVTKEIAPLIKPNYSLVSKSHPGSLGVIFSDSTSALNGYGDWAFGAVNAVEKLTCRTDIFQLTLLNWRKTISNWKLLKQQRAWCPLCFKESLDDSKILYEPLNWSLEVLKICPTHKTPLANICPHCEKENKPLSWYSKSGFCSKCREWLGIDAYTRKLPNLKFEAVEDEEQLHCIKCVSDLFSMPPESFSDKVKVSIASHLDRFVEGKARGKVSYLAQALAIDISAVQKWRKGQSTPTLASMISICYKLQIDFPTLFEPACSEAIDKICELDKNHKEPSEKSISYRPNRRNVQKRRLVISVLETALLENPPPSINDIVATLKYRTSSALYYYAPETCKRLIQRHKVFLKEHLKEQQVKSIREILERALDEYPPRSLQNVASESGIYPQKLRAYEKSLCKQVSYNYSKFIKQRRVDQEEILFEEMKQIAQSLYSKGIRPTQKRVALHLSSPCLVLRHGIREKLEQFLQENEWF encoded by the coding sequence ATGAATGAAAGCTACTCTATTAAGAGCGCTGGTATTAATCAAAGCCAGTACGTTAGCAGGCTTTATTCAATGCAGCCTATCGGCTGTGGTCTTCCACATGTCGAAAGTTTAATTAGCTACGTTTCAAGACTAGCCACAGCACACTGTGTTCCTACAGGCCTCTTGGTGACAAAGGAAATTGCTCCTTTAATTAAACCTAATTATAGTTTGGTTAGTAAGTCTCACCCAGGGAGTTTGGGTGTCATATTTTCCGATTCAACTAGTGCACTCAATGGATATGGTGATTGGGCATTTGGAGCAGTCAACGCAGTTGAGAAGCTTACTTGCAGAACGGATATATTTCAACTAACTTTGCTTAATTGGCGAAAAACTATATCTAATTGGAAACTTTTAAAGCAGCAAAGAGCTTGGTGTCCTCTTTGTTTTAAGGAATCACTTGATGATTCTAAAATTCTGTATGAACCTCTTAATTGGAGTTTAGAAGTACTCAAAATATGTCCTACTCATAAGACTCCTCTTGCTAACATTTGTCCTCATTGTGAAAAAGAGAACAAACCGCTTTCATGGTATAGCAAGTCAGGGTTTTGTTCAAAGTGCCGAGAGTGGCTAGGTATTGATGCTTACACACGTAAACTACCTAATCTGAAATTTGAAGCAGTTGAAGATGAAGAGCAACTTCACTGCATCAAATGCGTAAGCGATTTATTTTCCATGCCGCCAGAGAGTTTTTCTGACAAAGTCAAGGTTTCCATTGCAAGCCATTTAGATCGTTTTGTAGAGGGTAAAGCGCGTGGCAAAGTTTCATATTTAGCTCAAGCCTTAGCAATTGATATATCTGCAGTACAAAAATGGCGTAAAGGCCAAAGTACTCCAACTTTAGCCTCTATGATCAGTATCTGCTACAAACTTCAAATTGATTTTCCCACTTTGTTCGAGCCTGCTTGTAGTGAGGCTATCGATAAAATTTGTGAGTTAGACAAAAATCATAAGGAGCCAAGTGAAAAATCAATTTCTTATAGACCCAACAGGCGTAATGTGCAAAAGCGGAGATTGGTCATATCAGTTTTAGAGACAGCACTTCTTGAGAATCCCCCGCCATCAATCAATGATATTGTAGCTACGTTAAAATACCGTACTAGCTCAGCCCTCTATTACTATGCTCCTGAAACCTGCAAAAGATTGATACAAAGGCACAAGGTTTTTTTGAAGGAACATTTGAAGGAGCAGCAGGTCAAGTCTATCCGAGAAATTTTGGAAAGAGCTTTGGACGAATATCCTCCAAGATCTTTACAGAATGTTGCTAGTGAATCAGGAATATATCCGCAAAAATTGAGAGCTTACGAAAAAAGCTTGTGTAAGCAGGTGTCTTATAATTACTCTAAGTTCATAAAACAAAGGAGAGTTGATCAGGAGGAAATTCTTTTTGAGGAGATGAAGCAGATCGCTCAATCTCTTTACAGCAAGGGCATTAGACCTACCCAGAAACGTGTAGCCCTTCATCTGAGTAGTCCTTGCTTGGTTTTGCGACATGGGATTCGAGAA